GTTATCCCATCTTCATCAGTCCGTTTTCTGACTTGTAAATGTCTGGAGAcggtaacttttttttcttcttttttttatcgaTTCTTCAATTTTCACAATCGACCATTGAATCGCGTTTCCTCTAAGAGTTTTTTCCCCACCCTTAGTTTCGCCGTTATCAATCaagtattgattggtcagtaggcggtgcttttacatcggttgatctctaatctccaacgTAACTTGAGGTACCCACTAATTGTAATACCGTGCAcgcagtttatttatttttctcttccctaATTCTAGGGGGCCTCCGTAGAAAGAGTTGCTTGTTTTAGGTTTGTTTTCACAGGCCTGGTTGCTTTTTTGTCTcgcgagatctggcaacactgccACCATCGTAACCACGGTTGTTAGCTTAGGTGAAGCCGgttaactgaaagaaatccagggcatgttgatcttgatttgtAGGCCTCAGGTTAGGCGTTAAGCATTAGTTAGCACAGCAATTAAACTTAGTAACAACTGATCCACCATCATGATAcagaaaaccctgggttgaacctgaagttaccttgtCAACGCCAAATCTTGCTTTGTGGTACAGGCCTCTGGTGTGGCTTCAACAGAACATTGAATATGTCTTGAAAAGTTTGCTCCAGAACCAAGCCTTCTGTATACTGCCTGGAAAGACCCTCTGCTCCTGAATCCTGGCTACCAGGGTGATACACAATTTGAGATTTGGCTTGCCGCCACACCCAAATCAACACAAAGGTGCATTAGCCTTCTGTCCCCAAAATGGCAGCAACtcaaaactaaacattttatcCAACCACTCTCCCAGAACTCGCAAAACttcacaacattgtttttatccaCTGTTGTTGGAACTGGTTGGTTGGCACTCAGTAGCACAAGTCACTCACTACACCCATTATATTAACAAGCCAAAAGAACACCGGCCTAGCTATATGGGAGCTAATTGCCCGCTGATAAGTTCCAGTCACCAATCTAATGTTAAGCTTCTGCTTAACAAAACGTATGCTACGCCTGTTTAAATGACTTTTATATTCCTCGAACCAAACATAAAGATTTAAACGCGTTTCCAAACATACAGACTTGAGCCAAACAAGAAGGGAGGCCAGGAAAGACATATAGCCTAGCTaacatctagctagctagctagcttgtggGTATCCGCAATATAAGACATTTAGTTTtgattagttttctttttttttatccatcatCTTTTGAAATTCGTTAAcgttttacatacagtatatttaaatgtGCGTGCTTATCGTTCGACTAATTACTTGTGTCACTTACATAACTGGACAGTTTCCAATCAATTCAATGTGGTCCCTTACCAAGGCCATGCTTTCATTAGCGTGTCACTTCCGCTTGACATGTTAGCATTCTCGTACGATAGCCGGTAAATCTAGACACTGAATTTGCAGAGTGGATCTTGACGACTAAAAGTGTTGTCAATATTAAACATGGTAGCTAGCTCAGTCATTGCAATCATCGGTgcaaaccatagactgttaataatatacagtctggTAAAAAcgtgacaaatgtaaaataaaatatataaatgtactttttggcCCACAGCTGGAACCCACTGGTCTCCACGGTGCCTTCAAATGCCCTCGTAAGTTTGAGACTCTGAGAGCGGAAACACAGTTAAACACATAATTACTGTAAGAAGTAGGCTAGATTAATAAAATTGCTCCTGGAAAGACTCAAAAATTAAAGATTGAATTGTTTTTCATAGTTGCTATTAAGCAATTTGTTTATCCGGTCTCTAACAATTGGTTGTTACATTCACTGCAACACTAACGCGTGAAAGGCTTTGAAAGTCAAGAAGGGACGATAAAGAAAAAGTGGTAGAAGTTACAGTCTATCGAGAGATACAGTAATCTCCATCGCCATTCTAATGCAAGCAATACATCGCCTATGTGTCTGTTGGCTAAACACGTCGGAAACTGAAACTATGTGTATTCATATTTCTTCCGCCAGGACATGAAAGCAGCACTGAGCACAGCGACCGGTTTTATATAGGtttgttctgtatttttctggGGCGGAGAGTTGGCTGGGCAGAGAGCTGGAAAGTTCGTACCGCTCTTGTGCAGAAAGTACAACAAGGCCTACGCCTGGCAGGTAAGTCTATTGTTAAATAGAACTGTTCCACGGTTTTATAGATATAAACTGTTATTGAAAATGAGAATGCATCATGTTTACTGTCCAGTGTGCATTTGCATATCAAATGAGCTACCACCTACGGTAACCTATTTAAACTATGTTTCAGTGTAGACTTAACGTCACTTTGTTTCTgttctaataaataaaaggttataGTGTAATGTATTCTAAGGATGTATCATAGCATGAGATATGAAGCAGTACGTTTACAATGATGCTATTATCTTGACTAGCAGTCACTGTAATATTTCTATAATagtataatacaaataataataataatatgttgttATCAGATATAACTGTAATGCACTGGTGTGTTTTCTCTAATCAGACTATGCCTTCCGGGAAAACTGTAACAAGTGCTTCAAGCGGCTTGTGGATGGAGTCCCTGAAACATCTggtgtttttctcctctctgtgttgtttgataTCTGGATACTCTGAGAGAGATAGAGTACATGACTTGATGTCCAGATATCCTCTTATTGATGGGTAAAGGATGTTTATTGTTTGTCAACACAGCAGTTTCAATTGTTGACACGAATTGAGGGAACTGAAATGAAAATTCCTCTCTATGccttcccttttctttaaaccctctctctctttctccatctgtcaGTCATAATGACCTAGCTCTCCAGCTGAGGAGACTTTACAACAATCAGCTGAGCCAAATTGACCTGCATAATGTTAGCAAAGTGGCCACCGACATCACCCGTCTCCAAGCAGGCCATGTACAGGCACAGGTATTGCAATTCATTCCGTCTTTCACTTATctaagtatgtaagtatttgAATAACAGCATCTACTGAGTTTATGTTGTGGAAAGATCAAACCTAGAAAACATTCACCCAAATCACTTAAATGTCTCTCTTGTTCTCTTGTGTCATGTCCCTGTCTCTTTGTCAGATGTTTGCAGTCTATGTACTGTGTGGGGCCCAGGAGAAGGATGCTGTGAGGCTGACTCTGGAACAAATAGATGTGGTCAGACGCATGTGCACTGAGTACCAGGACTTTGAGCTGGTCACATCTGCTCAGGGTAGAGTACACCTCAACATTGCATTGCAGAAAATGTACCTACATAACCGTTATGAAATGAAAGAGGAATTAAATAAAGCTGATTATCTGAATACTAATTATAATCGTTATTATAATTATGAATTTGAAAATATTGTTTCTAGCATGAATGTAttgaaaacatacatttatgaATCCATTCTCTAATGTATGTCTTAATTATAGTTCACATTTGGAAAACAGCCATTCAATGATCTTTGCGTCATACCGAGAAGTTCAATACTTTGAGTAAGGAATCTTACACACTCGCTAACAAGTAATTATAACACTAACAATACTTgtgatttgttattttacacaggagagttttttcttttgatttgattggagGCCTTCATTTTTGataatgtgtgtacagtatgtgtaataCATGCATTTCTTGTCATTGCAGAGCTCAGGAATTCTGAAATGAGGCATAAGATAGCCTGTCTTATAAGTATTGAGGGGGGCCACTCTATTGACAGTAGCCTGCCAGCCCTGCGGATGTTTTATCAGCTTGGCGTCCGCTCCATGGCCCTCACACATACCTGCAATACACCCTGGTAGTTAATTATTCTGAATGTATTACTTTACTTAGAATGCTTACTGTCATTTATACATTGCAGAAAGGCAATGATGGACACATGACTCAACATAGTATCAATACAAGGGCTACAGGagcaaatattacatttttaaaacttccTATTAAGCTACTGTAGCCGTACTTGTTTCTTACAGCCATAGTGCGCAGTCTCTGTCACCCTCActtattaacataaaaaagttacgcaccaaagctttaacatttttgactgtttacattgtttatatgtttatgtaatatttatattatttatacatattttatatttcatggtAGTGAAGGATACACAGCTCTTACAACacttattaaaataatgtttttcaatgCAGGGCAGAATCATCCTCAAAAATGTATAACGTCTATCAAAGACAGAACAACAGCCTGACACACTTTGGGAAGGTAAGCTTATTCTtcagttattaaaacaaaactactgTACAGAATTGTTTCGTTTATCACATTCATCAAAGCATGTTTGCTTGTTTTGGTCAGCTCTTTCTTGAGAGAGTATTAGAACATGACATCTGTTGTATATTTAAGACGCCAATTTGAGTTAAAGTAAGAAACCCATTATTTGATAGATTTGAAAGTTGTTATTTTTGAACTTGTTTGATCCTCTGCATACAAAACACTTTCTTGACTTAAGGCTATTTGCTGATAACCCAAATCGGACTTGCAAGTCAGCTGTTGTACAATGTCTTTGACTCGGCCCTCTGCAAAGCAGCATATAGGACTTCCTTGATTGCTTTCTGCATGAGTGTGTTTACATAATGTCTTGACTTCCTACTTTCCCATGATACTGTAAATGgcttttgaatgtgtttttgaggCCGTGGTGGAGGAGATGAACAGACTGGGAATGATTGTGGACCTCTCCCACACTTCGTGGGACACAGCTTGGGCCGCACTGAACCATTCCAAGGCTCCTGTTATTTTTAGCCATTCATCTTCCTTTTCTATCTGTAGCCATGGCCGCAACGTACCTGACTGGCTGCTGCATGATCTGGTAAGAAAACCAATTCACTGACTAGTTATATTGCTTGTTTAGTTGATGTTGAAATATTATCAATCACGTAACTGATTCATTGATAGTAATTATAATTTATGTTCACACATATTGAACATTACAGTTTTCAACGTAAAACAATGATTCACATTCTGGAAAAAGCATCCAACACTAATGAGTGTTTTTCCTTCCTGTAAGCTGTTAGAGTAAGACATTACACACATTGTAAAAGCCATGGCTCCAAAGTGTAAAACCCACTGCTCGTCGATTTCTCAACACTTGTTCTGTGGGCGAGACTTACAGTGAACTGCTTTATCTTGGTTGTTATGAGGTTGATGATCAAATAATCAAACCTGTATTTACTCTGACTTTTTGAAGCTAAGTATCAGCTATCTACCATTAGTATCAAAGTTTTGCACTCTGAAagtctcctctccttctctctctagCCAGAGCCCCAATCCTTCTTTgaatatctcttttttttgatGAATATGAATGTCTTAAAGCTGCCATTAGTCCATTTCCTAATTCAGCTTCAGTTGTTCGTGCCAACTCATGACTCACTTCTTCATTCCTGTTTACAAAGGCAGTACTTCGCTTACAATAGAAGATGAATCTACTTCACCACTAGCCCTTTTTTCAATCATCCAACTATATGAGAATTGTAGTCCCATTAATGTATTCCATTTATCTCCATTTCTGCTTAATAGAACTACCAGTAATATATGTTAATTATAAAAAGAGTGAATTATACcttgtattatatgtatgttgtggggggtgtgcggtgaggacccaaacgcagagagacggaggcaggcgggagcaggtaCACAATGCTTTAATNNNNNNNNNNNNNNNNNNNNNNNNNNNNNNNNNNNNNNNNNNNNNNNNNNNNNNNNNNNNNNNNNNNNNNNNNNNNNNNNNNNNNNNNNNNNNNNNNNNNaatgggaaaaccgggacaaaaacacagggaaggccaaacaggacaaataccccaacaaaaaccccaaaccataacatatgtatatatagatagcATGGGATTAAGGGTAGCATGATTCCTTAAGTAAGTATTTTTCATGCAATGGAAACAGCCAAGTTCAGTGTATTGAACATCATTCTAAACACTTATGTCAGTATAATATTAGAAACATCCATTGGGCATGCACAAGGAGTCAGAGCAGttttttaaaacccatttcaCGAAATTATAACATCAAGTTGGCCGACACACccatgacaaaaacataattaaatccACACCAGTTTTTGAATCTGCTTCTAAAGGTACATTTGGCATGGACAGTACATGCTTATTTTAGTCAATGCTTCACTTTGTGTGTCTTCCTATTCACTAGACGTGGcagtgatatgtgtgtgttgcgttttagaaaaagaaacagggGTTGATCATGGTGAATCTCCACAGCAAATTCATATCCTGCAGTGGTGAAGCAAACATCTCTCGTGTGGCTGGTGAGGCAtccatgttgtcttttttcatcatgACGTAAAtctttcatttgtatttttattatcttaGCTGATTTTTTGATTCCTCCTGGTTTTCCCAGACCATTTTGATCACATAAAGAATGTGATTGGAGCTGAGTCGATTGGAATTGGAGGGGACTTCGAAGGTGCtatcaggtaaaaaaaaataaaaataagaagatcCATCTGCAAACACAACATACAGACAGCTAGAAAGTCAAAAGACAGTAAATCTACATATCTACACTCTCACAACAACACTGAAATATAAAGCTCATGCCAGTAAGGTACACACTTCTCTCTGGCACTCGCCAGATCAATTTAGTGCTTTTGTTAGCCTGTCATGATAACAGCAATTTGGGTGTCTCAGCTGTCAACAGGCTGAAAAATggtataaaaaacaacaataactttGTACTTGTAACAGGCATAAAGAGAGAGCAGCTGCAGAAGATTTGCTGCAGAATAGTGGGCATCCCCCCGGATACAGACAGAATGTAGTTCAAACAGGAATGTCACATAACATGTGATATTGAAGGACTAAATTTACAAGTGCTTATTATTAGTACTTGTATTACTTATTCATAGTGCTACATAAGTAATATATTAAATCTGATCCAAACTGTCAGAATGATTGGTTTCTTTTGCAAAGTCATGTCCAAtagttgaaatgtgttttttgtaaacagCTTTCCTCAGGGGATAGAGGATGTGTCAAAGTATCCCGCCCTAATCCAGGAACTCCTGCAAAGGAACTGGACCGAGAATGAGTTGGCAGATGTCCTTCGAAGAAACTTCCTGCGTGTGTTCGAGGAGGTGGAGAGGGTGAGCTTGATgatttatatattgtatgtcaaaGAACAGCCTTCTTTGATAAATGAGGGGTAGGTAGGTAACTGAAAGGCACATTTTTACTGCATATCTTTGCCCCAGGAGTGATTTGGCTATAATGAAGGAGTAAAGGTTTGTTTTATAGAAAATGTCCACAGCATGTGTTATTTCATTAGTGCGTATCAAATATATGACtctgtatattgtattttttctaaaacaaaatgtctttctgtCCCGACATAAATAAACACTTAACCACCTTATTTTACAGTAAGATGGACTATTCAAGAATTTctggccatttaaaaaaaacttatattTCATAAACAGAAATCAGAAACTCACATTTTCAGATTCAGCAATTAATCTGCAATAGGTGACCTTGAACGATTTGTCTCACAGggtcagaccctcctccacagtgctgcggggGAGGGTCTgacaagtccacacagcattttaggataggagaaaaatgggctctggtttattggcatttctttaaatcaatcacaattgtctctgcaaaatagcctcgggaaggaacttgttttggtggaacatgtgcacgttcaaaagttgttttagtcgtgcaacagaaaaactcagattggacagatagtctagctaactgtctggatttaaccttgAGAGATCTGAGagaaggttaaccatagtcctcataaatccaccggagtttagaatgtcAACACAAAAGAAGCCCAGTGCAGACATCCGGCCTAGATGATGGACATCAAGCGGAATTTATGGAGGCACCAGAGCGATCCCAGAAATGGAACATGGTGTATATAGACGATGAaggaatataatatataattaaaatatagaaCACATGAATTGCTTTATTTACAATGCAAGTTTGAAAATATTCTCAACTAAATTGACAGCACATCTGAgtttaaaaccttttatcacCTCCCTCTCATGTCTCACTTTATTTCTCCCAGGTCAGAGATCAGTTGAGTTTGAACCTGCCCAGTGAGGTGCAGATCTCCGTGGAGGAAGTGCAGAACCCGTGCAGGCTGATCCTCAGACCACCTAACCCAAGAAGGCCCTCTGACATAGGTCCTTCCTCCAGAGCCCAAAATGGACCAAAAGGTCTGCTAATTCTGACCATTCTTCTGATGCTTTCAGCCCTAATTATGATTGAATGAATGTTTAGAAACTCAGTTCAATTGCAAGTgcaattttttgtgtgtaaataagGAGAATTTAATGAGATTGAGTAGCCATTTGCAGGTCATCCCAGCACTAGGTCAGTAAAGATAAGGGGAGAATCACTTTCTTACCATCAATACAAAAAAGCATTCATTGTGTAGCCCCAATTGGGAGGCAATTTAACTGCCAACCTCTGTATATACACTGtgttttacataataataataatgtccaTTCCTCTGAAAGGCACTTTACCACACATTTTCTgagtttatttattacattcaATTTGTGGCTGAATTAGTTGTACCTGTGCTGAAATCATCTCTATGAAACATATGACCTGGAATGGGAAAGAATAATGATACTTATTAATAAAAACTGCAGAGATGgcaattttaagtttttgaatctctatttttattttttgtttgttaaggGTTTTTGCATCCATTGTTGAACAATGAGCAGGTGGTGAGGTCACTAGTAGAGATGatcgcctccgatactgccttaAACGCTGGCTTTGGTATAGGgtagtactggagtttatgtaCCGATCCAATACCACATAACAAAGCCCTAAAGACAATCAAAGTTGAAGtggtttatttatgttatttttctattataactgactgtcaaactagataaaaaaagaatgttctATGGCATTcttgtttgagagtttaacctgagccagactgacaacaaagatagaaatcctatcacatacatacagggatagtagtatacagttgttgaaacttaaaaaattacactcaccggccactttattaggtacacctgtccaactgctcgttaacacttaatttctaagcagccaatcataTGNNNNNNNNNNNNNNNNNNNNNNNNNNNNNNNNNNNNNNNNNNNNNNNNNNNNNNNNNNNNNNNNNNNNNNNNNNNNNNNNNNNNNNNNNNNNNNNNNNNNagttctgaaggcaaaagggggtccaacccgttactagcatggggtacctaataaagtggccggtgagtgtaaatgtttgatatactggtatcggatcagtttAGGTATCACAATTGGAATCGGGGagcaaaaaaatggtatcggaccatttCTAGTCACTAGGCGCGTATAGCTCAGGGAAACAGTTAAGCTACATTGCAGTTAAATGTACAGTGTTGCATTATCGTTATATTAATATCACACTATTTATTTCTACAATTTTTTTAAGGGCGTTTTTTGGTGGCTTCAACAAAATAGTACAGGGGAGCAGTTTATAAAGGgttgttctttttatttgattttacagCATAATAAAATACTATAGAGGTTTACAAAACATAGTGCGTCTTGTAGTGTGAGCTATTCTACCCTTTGGCCGAACAGAAAACTGTTGCACATAAGAATTAACAAACACAATCTTAAACTTAGAACAGCAGAACAAAGCaacagtatgaaaaaaaatcccctcGGTAAGATTCAGATTTGTGTATTGCCAATTAAGTGTATAGGAATTTGCTTTGGTAAGCTCATTTGGATGTCTCATCAACTTCTACAccataaacattaaaaacatttaaagttctcatattatgctcattttcaggttcataattgtatttagaggttgtaccagaataggtttacatggtttaattaaaaagaaaaaaaacatatttctgttgtactgctgcagctcctcttttcaccctgtgtgttgagctctctgttttagctacagagtgaggcatcccACTTCTGttcaatctttgttgggagttgcgcAAGTGCAGTAACTAGGGAAGAACttctagccagtcagaagcagagtatgaagcGTGCCACACTATCAGCTAGGCAAGgattataacgtgttacaaagtgatgcaggTTGGTCTCGGTAAAGGCTGGACTAGTAGTTTGGAGCAGTAACAGgtttttctgttggagattGTAAGTTGGGtcggactttgggctttttcactttgtagacctataacatgcacaaaaaaagatgtatatagcacaaaaaaggaaaggaaaaagagccaaaaagcatgatatgagcactttaaacatAACCTCATATATACATAGCCTCATCACtcttaagaaaataaatactcaTAGCTTCTCTAAAAATACTGCCAACATAAAGTTTCCACTGTATTTTGCCAACATTTTAATCAGCAAAAAACCTATACTTGGATTGCTGGCAAGTGACATATTTTCAGTGGGATAATCCACTCTAACCtattgttattaaaatgaaGGGAATACCAGGAGCATTCTTCGCCTTGTGAAATAAGTTTTTAATAACTGCACAGCTTGTCATGGTTGATCCCTTACAAATAAAATACTCCTAACTTGTACAGATCATTTAGTctacatacaaataaacagttGTTCTCTACAtgtattatgtactgtatgtataatgtaTTCTGGCCTGAATTACTCTTCATAATCAgcttcttataaaaaaaaaaccacagaaaatacacaaaacaatgcCAGAAAGTTTCATGTAGCTGAGATCAGAATTGCTTAAAGTCATATTACTTAAGATTTCGGCCAGGGTTGAGTGTACTACTCATTGAGCAGCTACTTTGTCAGAAATACAACACATTACCAACTGGTGTATTTGTTTTCAGCACAAACAAACTAACTCCCATTGTAGGTACGGTATGTGTAGTAAACTAATTATAATCTAGTGAGGGAATGGCGGACTCCACCTCATGAAAACGACTAAATAGaaaggtatttatttacaattgcCATAAGTGAGATTAGAACTTTTAAATTAAGCCATCTTTTTAAGCTTTCCAGGTctgtagaaaaagtaaaaatgtaacagtTTAAAAGTCATTCATATACAATCTTTTCtcatattaaaaacacaaatatctgtccaaaaaaatcataaattatAACTTGTTTTGAAAACTTGCTTTATGATCAAGCGGTGTGTTTGATAGCCGCAGTAACATTTACTTTATCTCAGTGgggaaatgttgaaaaaaataataaataaataaatagagatgtgctgcaaaaataatcaaagaaCTGTTTCAGAATAAAAATATACCGGCATACTATTAAAACTGTTCTACCAACATCCTTCTCAGTCAGGATAGTCATGCCATAGTCTTTTAAATATAGGTGTATTATCACATATGAAGAGGTATTTGTGACGAATAAGAAAATGCCTATCTAAAGTACTTATTTCTGAAGGAAACATAACAgctttcatttgtaaagaatgTCAGAGTTGTGAACATGCAGGTGGAGGTGTACACGAGTGTATACCAGTAtcctacacaaataaaaaaaaataaaaaactccttcgcactgaaaaaaacaaacttcacTATAAAAGTGTCAAATTCATGCGTCTACCCAGAACTGTCAGCAAAGCAGGTGCTGGCTCCTGTCCCAAGGCGGAAAGCATTTTGATGAGGCAGATGCTAAGGTGTAGCAACTAATAATTGATCATGAGTAGATGGTGATAACCTCCCGACCTCCACCTCGGACCAGCAGCACTCTTTCCAAGCCTTCAGTCAACACCTCCAGAAACTCCATATCTGAAGTACATGTTAAAGAAGTAAAACCAGCCACACCATAGCCTATACACACTTTGTATGTGTACTGCAGCCCAACGTCTGCTATGCATTCATCAGAGTTTCCGCAGGGTCTTAAAAggtctaaaaaaagtctaaaagttCAAAACCAAACTTTTAGGCCTTAAAAAGTATAAAGTTCTGAAGTATTGGGTTCTAGGtctttaataattttaaaaagtattttcctaCATCCATGTAACGCTAAGGCTaattgaaattcttttttttttctttctttctttggctatagtccaaatataatttgctggGTATACAGATCATTATTACTCTGTGtggtttttattcaatttaaattattttatttactttgaaaGTACTATTGTAACTGCATTTCGTACTGTAATGTTGTTATATAAAgtaggtcttaaatttcattcataaaggtcttaaaaagtctcaaATTTGACGTTTTgcaacctgcagaaaccctgattTATGCAAAACCccttctgtttgttcatattaGTCAAGGATA
The Etheostoma cragini isolate CJK2018 chromosome 1, CSU_Ecrag_1.0, whole genome shotgun sequence genome window above contains:
- the dpep2 gene encoding dipeptidase 2 isoform X2; the protein is MYHSMRYEATMPSGKTVTSASSGLWMESLKHLVFFSSLCCLISGYSERDRVHDLMSRYPLIDGHNDLALQLRRLYNNQLSQIDLHNVSKVATDITRLQAGHVQAQMFAVYVLCGAQEKDAVRLTLEQIDVVRRMCTEYQDFELVTSAQELRNSEMRHKIACLISIEGGHSIDSSLPALRMFYQLGVRSMALTHTCNTPWAESSSKMYNVYQRQNNSLTHFGKAVVEEMNRLGMIVDLSHTSWDTAWAALNHSKAPVIFSHSSSFSICSHGRNVPDWLLHDLKKKQGLIMVNLHSKFISCSGEANISRVADHFDHIKNVIGAESIGIGGDFEGAISFPQGIEDVSKYPALIQELLQRNWTENELADVLRRNFLRVFEEVERVRDQLSLNLPSEVQISVEEVQNPCRLILRPPNPRRPSDIGPSSRAQNGPKGLLILTILLMLSALIMIE
- the dpep2 gene encoding dipeptidase 2 isoform X1, which gives rise to MYHSMRYEAQTMPSGKTVTSASSGLWMESLKHLVFFSSLCCLISGYSERDRVHDLMSRYPLIDGHNDLALQLRRLYNNQLSQIDLHNVSKVATDITRLQAGHVQAQMFAVYVLCGAQEKDAVRLTLEQIDVVRRMCTEYQDFELVTSAQELRNSEMRHKIACLISIEGGHSIDSSLPALRMFYQLGVRSMALTHTCNTPWAESSSKMYNVYQRQNNSLTHFGKAVVEEMNRLGMIVDLSHTSWDTAWAALNHSKAPVIFSHSSSFSICSHGRNVPDWLLHDLKKKQGLIMVNLHSKFISCSGEANISRVADHFDHIKNVIGAESIGIGGDFEGAISFPQGIEDVSKYPALIQELLQRNWTENELADVLRRNFLRVFEEVERVRDQLSLNLPSEVQISVEEVQNPCRLILRPPNPRRPSDIGPSSRAQNGPKGLLILTILLMLSALIMIE
- the dpep2 gene encoding dipeptidase 2 isoform X4; this translates as MKQKTVTSASSGLWMESLKHLVFFSSLCCLISGYSERDRVHDLMSRYPLIDGHNDLALQLRRLYNNQLSQIDLHNVSKVATDITRLQAGHVQAQMFAVYVLCGAQEKDAVRLTLEQIDVVRRMCTEYQDFELVTSAQELRNSEMRHKIACLISIEGGHSIDSSLPALRMFYQLGVRSMALTHTCNTPWAESSSKMYNVYQRQNNSLTHFGKAVVEEMNRLGMIVDLSHTSWDTAWAALNHSKAPVIFSHSSSFSICSHGRNVPDWLLHDLKKKQGLIMVNLHSKFISCSGEANISRVADHFDHIKNVIGAESIGIGGDFEGAISFPQGIEDVSKYPALIQELLQRNWTENELADVLRRNFLRVFEEVERVRDQLSLNLPSEVQISVEEVQNPCRLILRPPNPRRPSDIGPSSRAQNGPKGLLILTILLMLSALIMIE
- the dpep2 gene encoding dipeptidase 2 isoform X3, with product MPSGKTVTSASSGLWMESLKHLVFFSSLCCLISGYSERDRVHDLMSRYPLIDGHNDLALQLRRLYNNQLSQIDLHNVSKVATDITRLQAGHVQAQMFAVYVLCGAQEKDAVRLTLEQIDVVRRMCTEYQDFELVTSAQELRNSEMRHKIACLISIEGGHSIDSSLPALRMFYQLGVRSMALTHTCNTPWAESSSKMYNVYQRQNNSLTHFGKAVVEEMNRLGMIVDLSHTSWDTAWAALNHSKAPVIFSHSSSFSICSHGRNVPDWLLHDLKKKQGLIMVNLHSKFISCSGEANISRVADHFDHIKNVIGAESIGIGGDFEGAISFPQGIEDVSKYPALIQELLQRNWTENELADVLRRNFLRVFEEVERVRDQLSLNLPSEVQISVEEVQNPCRLILRPPNPRRPSDIGPSSRAQNGPKGLLILTILLMLSALIMIE